A region of Culicoides brevitarsis isolate CSIRO-B50_1 chromosome 1, AGI_CSIRO_Cbre_v1, whole genome shotgun sequence DNA encodes the following proteins:
- the LOC134836712 gene encoding focal adhesion kinase 1 isoform X2 — protein sequence MMVEKAEGFLFRKPVYQYFQYLETYDGSGNNGVNDPPYRGQSPHQSPSRYSYNNNNNNHSSSHNGNNNNCSNQSAKTGLNWRTNSFGASDFKRGSPARSSHGNKIMGDLNVPRGHSPNFSPSRTATAPSDMQTLHVHLPNHGFRMIKFDEASDVRQIINLIVNSMSPGHTTNPQSYALRLRHMLTKEVLWMPPDTSMTQVMAHIFNPSCSNSDCPNIDKSTLAKKMQQKVSGNVGHANSVWKAELRVRYIPKSIKELYENDRTTCHFYFDQVKQDYIQSNIPNIDQDIAVQLCCLGIRHYYKDANQASKEQKQHLEYIEKEIGFSNFIPKSVIDAIKQKNLKKLIQAGYKKVYSYSEMEYMLKFFDLLGTQYTFDQEQFIVTLGTGWNIPVDLIIGPHIGISYLTHPQATPTKVTDFLEIERITTSVLPTSLTKSEQSNSSKSNKSKESAPSTASPDKSSSKDPKKAAAAAASTATCNCGEIKTQLRIRVANNSEDLAITCNGIKTAESIADLVDGYCRLFKDTDESLWDRTAPQAKNTPCSSATNSLEKRNNRMTESQTSASGDEAVQLRNGSRFEPDQPPPMLSEDYADLALADEEGDYSTPATRNYELDRNQLTLQDIIGVGQFGDVHIGTCRIKNKLTPLKPNKKPANANDIDALSYENQDENKTVIHVAVKTCKADADLATSEKFLEEAYTMQKFEHPHIIRLIGICSGSPIWIVMELARLGELRAYLKKNGPKLKLGTLLLYSYQLSTALSYLESKKFVHRDIAARNVLVSSPTCIKLADFGLSRWIEDQSYYTSSKGMLPIKWMAPESINFRRFTTASDVWMFGVCTWEILMLGVKPFQGIKNSDVIGKLENGERLPLPNNCPPRLYSLMSQCWTYEPHKRPDFKTIKEVLYEILTDERHCDTETMRRENRRVAAMSWGAGDDNAPPKPARPNLDGTLMPLNEGDVGKPPTSPQTYIIAQNPAVLAHLMRENEKRGINAAMYTAPVTNSMQDTQSLIEAKIRKQQEESKMDSQWLQQEEMNFNKRLSLVTNNSNMDNDVSGPLSGSYHGAQSSGPGSLTDHFAMMGIGGNDLRPMTPGSNSGTLSKSITRSMERSTTPSTSDGQKKPEVTKTMPLDRSNDNVYACTTAVVKSIMALSQGVEKAKALEYLELVRNVGMELRNLLGSVDQISNCFPAQVHKEVEMAHKVLSKDMFELVSAMRLAQQYCDTTLDADYRKSMLACAHVLAMDAKNLLDVVDSIRVRYPDLVLPAHLQPQQPPSPTVQHFQQNLQPSGASNAIPSTVAPQVTHLHTVTQSMTYQTQVLPDSENQYQNSPNDCYQNATIARQQQQQLQHSSPPASLTHSYVAPAPNNEAAAAAPQQIYSNQQGIYDNETATNSAPAPNKKPETASNAAAPAPPVKVKPPPPVRAPTTGLVSKMRANFQANAADTNNKGFKSNNNQDMALNEPLKIVEDPNEMYSNTAGIQLPEPVSCQIVQENLTPQQKVAGTNLAKT from the exons ttatgATGGTTCCGGAAATAATGGTGTAAACGATCCGCCATACCGGGGACAGAGTCCTCATCAGTCACCGTCACGATATTcgtataataacaataacaataatcataGTAGTAGTCACAacggcaacaacaacaattgcaGCAATCAATCGGCAAAGACAGGATTAAATTGGCGCACAAATAGTTTTGGTGCCAGCGACTTTAAACGTGGTAGTCCGGCACGGAGTTCGCacggaaataaaattatgggtGATTTGAATGTTCCGCGTGGGCATTCGCCGAACTTTAGTCCATCGAGGACGGCTACTG CCCCCTCGGACATGCAAACACTGCATGTGCATCTACCGAATCATGGATTCCGCATGATAAAGTTCGATGAAGCCTCGGATGTCCGGCAAATCATAAATCTAATCGTTAATTCCATGTCTCCCGGTCACACAACGAACCCGCAAAGTTATGCATTGCGATTGCGACACATGTTAACCAAAGAG gTATTATGGATGCCCCCTGATACGTCAATGACGCAAGTGATGGCGCACATCTTCAATCCATCTTGCTCGAATTCGGATTGTCCGAACATCGATAAAAGTACGTTGGCGAAAAAGATGCAGCAAAAGGTGTCGGGAAACGTGGGACATGCAAATAGTGTGTGGAAAGCAGAACTACGAGTTCGATATATCCCGAAAAGTATCAAAGAGTTGTACGAAAATGATCGTACCACGTGTCACTTTTACTTCGATCAGGTGAAACAGGACTATATCCAGTCGAATATTCCGAATATTGATCAGGATATTGCGGTGCAATTGTGCTGCCTGGGCATCCGTCACTACTACAAAGACGCGAATCAGGCGTCGAAGGAGCAGAAACAGCATCTCGAGTACATCGAGAAGGAGATAGGTTTTAGTAATTTCATACCAAAGTCTGTGATAGATGCTatcaaacagaaaaatttgaagaaactcATTCAGGCTGGCTATAAAAAGGTCTATAGCTACTCTGAGATGGAATATATGCTCAAATTTTTCGACCTACTTGGCACGCAATACACCTTCGATCAGGAACAATTTATCGTAACGCTTGGCACGGGCTGGAACATTCCCGTGGATCTCATCATAGGTCCGCACATTGGCATCTCGTATCTGACACACCCGCAAGCAACGCCCACAAAAGTCACCGATTTTCTCGAAATTGAGCGCATCACCACCAGCGTGCTGCCCACAAGCTTAACCAAATCCGAACAAAGTAACAGTTCTAAGTCAAACAAGTCCAAGGAATCCGCACCGAGTACCGCTAGTCCCGACAAATCGTCAAGTAAGGATCCAAAGAAGgcagctgctgctgctgcctccACAGCGACTTGCAACTGCGGCGAGATCAAAACCCAGTTGCGAATTCGTGTCGCGAACAACAGCGAAGATCTGGCAATCACGTGCAACGGCATCAAAACGGCCGAAAGTATTGCGGATCTCGTGGATGGCTATTGTCGCTTGTTCAAGGACACGGACGAGAGTTTGTGGGACCGAACAGCGCCCCAAGCGAAAAATACGCCATGCAGCAGTGCGACAAATTCCCTCGAGAAGCGAAATAATCGCATGACCGAGTCACAAACGAGTGCAAGTGGCGACGAAGCAGTGCAACTACGAAACGGCTCACGATTTGAACCGGATCAACCGCCCCCAATGCTGAGTGAAGACTATGCTGACTTGGCTCTCGCTGACGAAGAAGGGGATTATTCGACGCCAGCAACGCGAAATTACGAATTAGACCGAAATCAGTTGACCCTACAGGACATCATTGGAGTTGGGCAGTTTGGCGATGTTCATATTGGCACGTGtcgcatcaaaaataaattaacgccCTTGAAACCGAACAAGAAACCCGCGAATGCGAATGACATTGATGCTTTGTCGTACGAAAATCAGGATGAAAATAAGACAGTCATTCATGTTGCGGTGAAAACGTGCAAAGCTGATGCGGATTTGGCGACGTCGGAAAAGTTTTTGGAAGAAGctt acaCAATGCAAAAATTCGAACATCCCCACATCATTCGTCTCATTGGAATTTGCAGCGGATCTCCGATTTGGATTGTCATGGAATTAGCTCGGCTTGGAGAGCTTCGAgcttatttgaagaaaaacggtccaaa actCAAGTTGGGAACTTTGTTGCTCTATTCGTATCAACTATCAACGGCACTGAGTTATTTGGAgtccaaaaaatttgttcatcgAGATATCGCTGCCAGAAACGTACTAGTCAGTTCACCAACATGTATTaag CTCGCCGACTTTGGTTTATCAAGGTGGATCGAGGATCAATCTTACTACACATCGAGCAAGGGGATGCTTCCGATCAAGTGGATGGCACCTGAATCGATCAATTTCCGTCGCTTTACCACCGCAAGTGATGTTTGGATGTTCG GTGTTTGTACGTGGGAAATATTAATGTTAGGTGTCAAGCCATTCCAAGGTATTAAGAATAGTGATGTCATAGGTAAATTAGAGAACGGCGAACGACTACCGTTGCCGAATAATTGTCCGCCACGCTTGTACTCGCTCATGTCGCAATGTTGGACATATGAACCGCATAAAAGACCCGACTTTAAGACAATTAAGGAAGTGTTATA TGAAATCTTGACGGATGAAAGACATTGTGATACGGAGACTATGCGACGTGAAAATCGACGAGTTGCTGCAATGTCTTGGGGTGCCGGAGATGATAATGCGCCTCCAAAGCCTGCTAGACCTAATTTAG atGGAACTCTCATGCCCTTGAACGAAGGTGACGTCGGAAAGCCTCCCACATCTCCGCAGACCTACATCATTGCTCAAAATCCCGCTGTCCTGGCTCACTTGATGCGCGAAAACGAGAAACGTGGCATAAATGCAGCAATGTACACCGCTCCCGTCACG aATTCCATGCAAGACACTCAATCGCTGATCGAAGCCAAAATACGTAAGCAACAAGAAGAGAGCAAAATGGACTCGCAGTGGTTGCAACAAGAAGAAATGAACTTCAACAAACGTCTCAGTCTAGTCACGAACAACAGCAATATGGATAACGATGTTTCGGGTCCTTTGTCGGGAAGTTACCACGGCGCCCAAAGCTCGGGCCCGGGAAGCTTAACGGATCACTTTGCGATGATGGGTATCGGCGGAAATGATTTGAGGCCTATGACGCCAGGATCTAACTCGGGCACGTTGTCAAAGTCGATTACGAGATCTATGGAACGGAGTACCACACCGTCGACGTCTGATGGACagaaa aaaccTGAAGTTACCAAGACAATGCCTCTTGATCGCTCAAACGACAACGTGTATGCATGCACGACAGCTGTTGTAAAATCGATCATGGCACTAAGTCAAGGTGTGGAAAAGGCAAAAGCTCTTGAGTATTTGGAGCTGGTCAGAAACGTTGGAATGGAATTACGCAACTTACTTGGATCTGTTGATCAGATTTCGAATTGTTTCCCTGCGCAAGTTCACAA ggaaGTGGAGATGGCTCACAAAGTTTTATCGAAAGATATGTTTGAATTGGTTTCCGCTATGCGTTTGGCACAACAATATTGTGACACTACCTTGGATGCTGACTATAGaaa gagCATGCTAGCTTGTGCCCACGTCTTAGCGATGGATGCAAAAAATCTCCTCGACGTCGTGGACTCGATTCGCGTTCGTTATCCGGATCTTGTGCTGCCAGCGCATCTCCAGCCGCAACAACCTCCCTCACCTACCGTACAGCATTTCCAGCAAAATTTGCAACCATCTGGCGCCAGCAACGCAATTCCGTCCACAGTTGCGCCCCAAGTCACCCATTTGCACACGGTGACGCAGTCAATGACGTACCAAACTCAGGTGTTGCCCGACAGCGAAAATCAGTATCAAAATTCGCCGAACGACTGCTACCAGAATGCAACAATTGCGcgacagcagcaacaacaattgCAACACTCGTCGCCGCCAGCATCTCTCACACATTCCTACGTTGCTCCCGCGCCAAATAAcgaggcagcagcagcagccccGCAGCAAATTTACTCCAACCAGCAAGGCATTTACGACAATGAAACAGCCACGAATAGCGCTCCGGCGCCCAATAAGAAACCAGAAACGGCATCAAATGCTGCAGCTCCTGCCCCGCCCGTCAAAGTCAAACCCCCGCCTCCGGTTCGTGCGCCAACAACGGGCCTCGTCTCGAAGATGCGCGCAAACTTCCAAGCAAATGCCGCCGACACGAATAACAAGGGTTTCAAGTCGAACAACAATCAAGACATGGCACTAAATGAACCACTGAAGATTGTCGAGGATCCGAATGAAATGTACTCGAATACTGCCGGAATTCAACTGCCTGAGCCAGTCTCTTGTCAAATTGTCCAAGAAAATCTCACGCCGCAGCAGAAAGTTGCCGGCACGAATTTGG CTAAAACATGA
- the LOC134836712 gene encoding focal adhesion kinase 1 isoform X1, translating to MMVEKAEGFLFRKPVYQYFQYLETYDGSGNNGVNDPPYRGQSPHQSPSRYSYNNNNNNHSSSHNGNNNNCSNQSAKTGLNWRTNSFGASDFKRGSPARSSHGNKIMGDLNVPRGHSPNFSPSRTATAPSDMQTLHVHLPNHGFRMIKFDEASDVRQIINLIVNSMSPGHTTNPQSYALRLRHMLTKEVLWMPPDTSMTQVMAHIFNPSCSNSDCPNIDKSTLAKKMQQKVSGNVGHANSVWKAELRVRYIPKSIKELYENDRTTCHFYFDQVKQDYIQSNIPNIDQDIAVQLCCLGIRHYYKDANQASKEQKQHLEYIEKEIGFSNFIPKSVIDAIKQKNLKKLIQAGYKKVYSYSEMEYMLKFFDLLGTQYTFDQEQFIVTLGTGWNIPVDLIIGPHIGISYLTHPQATPTKVTDFLEIERITTSVLPTSLTKSEQSNSSKSNKSKESAPSTASPDKSSSKDPKKAAAAAASTATCNCGEIKTQLRIRVANNSEDLAITCNGIKTAESIADLVDGYCRLFKDTDESLWDRTAPQAKNTPCSSATNSLEKRNNRMTESQTSASGDEAVQLRNGSRFEPDQPPPMLSEDYADLALADEEGDYSTPATRNYELDRNQLTLQDIIGVGQFGDVHIGTCRIKNKLTPLKPNKKPANANDIDALSYENQDENKTVIHVAVKTCKADADLATSEKFLEEAYTMQKFEHPHIIRLIGICSGSPIWIVMELARLGELRAYLKKNGPKLKLGTLLLYSYQLSTALSYLESKKFVHRDIAARNVLVSSPTCIKLADFGLSRWIEDQSYYTSSKGMLPIKWMAPESINFRRFTTASDVWMFGVCTWEILMLGVKPFQGIKNSDVIGKLENGERLPLPNNCPPRLYSLMSQCWTYEPHKRPDFKTIKEVLYEILTDERHCDTETMRRENRRVAAMSWGAGDDNAPPKPARPNLDGTLMPLNEGDVGKPPTSPQTYIIAQNPAVLAHLMRENEKRGINAAMYTAPVTNSMQDTQSLIEAKIRKQQEESKMDSQWLQQEEMNFNKRLSLVTNNSNMDNDVSGPLSGSYHGAQSSGPGSLTDHFAMMGIGGNDLRPMTPGSNSGTLSKSITRSMERSTTPSTSDGQKKPEVTKTMPLDRSNDNVYACTTAVVKSIMALSQGVEKAKALEYLELVRNVGMELRNLLGSVDQISNCFPAQVHKEVEMAHKVLSKDMFELVSAMRLAQQYCDTTLDADYRKSMLACAHVLAMDAKNLLDVVDSIRVRYPDLVLPAHLQPQQPPSPTVQHFQQNLQPSGASNAIPSTVAPQVTHLHTVTQSMTYQTQVLPDSENQYQNSPNDCYQNATIARQQQQQLQHSSPPASLTHSYVAPAPNNEAAAAAPQQIYSNQQGIYDNETATNSAPAPNKKPETASNAAAPAPPVKVKPPPPVRAPTTGLVSKMRANFQANAADTNNKGFKSNNNQDMALNEPLKIVEDPNEMYSNTAGIQLPEPVSCQIVQENLTPQQKVAGTNLEKFS from the exons ttatgATGGTTCCGGAAATAATGGTGTAAACGATCCGCCATACCGGGGACAGAGTCCTCATCAGTCACCGTCACGATATTcgtataataacaataacaataatcataGTAGTAGTCACAacggcaacaacaacaattgcaGCAATCAATCGGCAAAGACAGGATTAAATTGGCGCACAAATAGTTTTGGTGCCAGCGACTTTAAACGTGGTAGTCCGGCACGGAGTTCGCacggaaataaaattatgggtGATTTGAATGTTCCGCGTGGGCATTCGCCGAACTTTAGTCCATCGAGGACGGCTACTG CCCCCTCGGACATGCAAACACTGCATGTGCATCTACCGAATCATGGATTCCGCATGATAAAGTTCGATGAAGCCTCGGATGTCCGGCAAATCATAAATCTAATCGTTAATTCCATGTCTCCCGGTCACACAACGAACCCGCAAAGTTATGCATTGCGATTGCGACACATGTTAACCAAAGAG gTATTATGGATGCCCCCTGATACGTCAATGACGCAAGTGATGGCGCACATCTTCAATCCATCTTGCTCGAATTCGGATTGTCCGAACATCGATAAAAGTACGTTGGCGAAAAAGATGCAGCAAAAGGTGTCGGGAAACGTGGGACATGCAAATAGTGTGTGGAAAGCAGAACTACGAGTTCGATATATCCCGAAAAGTATCAAAGAGTTGTACGAAAATGATCGTACCACGTGTCACTTTTACTTCGATCAGGTGAAACAGGACTATATCCAGTCGAATATTCCGAATATTGATCAGGATATTGCGGTGCAATTGTGCTGCCTGGGCATCCGTCACTACTACAAAGACGCGAATCAGGCGTCGAAGGAGCAGAAACAGCATCTCGAGTACATCGAGAAGGAGATAGGTTTTAGTAATTTCATACCAAAGTCTGTGATAGATGCTatcaaacagaaaaatttgaagaaactcATTCAGGCTGGCTATAAAAAGGTCTATAGCTACTCTGAGATGGAATATATGCTCAAATTTTTCGACCTACTTGGCACGCAATACACCTTCGATCAGGAACAATTTATCGTAACGCTTGGCACGGGCTGGAACATTCCCGTGGATCTCATCATAGGTCCGCACATTGGCATCTCGTATCTGACACACCCGCAAGCAACGCCCACAAAAGTCACCGATTTTCTCGAAATTGAGCGCATCACCACCAGCGTGCTGCCCACAAGCTTAACCAAATCCGAACAAAGTAACAGTTCTAAGTCAAACAAGTCCAAGGAATCCGCACCGAGTACCGCTAGTCCCGACAAATCGTCAAGTAAGGATCCAAAGAAGgcagctgctgctgctgcctccACAGCGACTTGCAACTGCGGCGAGATCAAAACCCAGTTGCGAATTCGTGTCGCGAACAACAGCGAAGATCTGGCAATCACGTGCAACGGCATCAAAACGGCCGAAAGTATTGCGGATCTCGTGGATGGCTATTGTCGCTTGTTCAAGGACACGGACGAGAGTTTGTGGGACCGAACAGCGCCCCAAGCGAAAAATACGCCATGCAGCAGTGCGACAAATTCCCTCGAGAAGCGAAATAATCGCATGACCGAGTCACAAACGAGTGCAAGTGGCGACGAAGCAGTGCAACTACGAAACGGCTCACGATTTGAACCGGATCAACCGCCCCCAATGCTGAGTGAAGACTATGCTGACTTGGCTCTCGCTGACGAAGAAGGGGATTATTCGACGCCAGCAACGCGAAATTACGAATTAGACCGAAATCAGTTGACCCTACAGGACATCATTGGAGTTGGGCAGTTTGGCGATGTTCATATTGGCACGTGtcgcatcaaaaataaattaacgccCTTGAAACCGAACAAGAAACCCGCGAATGCGAATGACATTGATGCTTTGTCGTACGAAAATCAGGATGAAAATAAGACAGTCATTCATGTTGCGGTGAAAACGTGCAAAGCTGATGCGGATTTGGCGACGTCGGAAAAGTTTTTGGAAGAAGctt acaCAATGCAAAAATTCGAACATCCCCACATCATTCGTCTCATTGGAATTTGCAGCGGATCTCCGATTTGGATTGTCATGGAATTAGCTCGGCTTGGAGAGCTTCGAgcttatttgaagaaaaacggtccaaa actCAAGTTGGGAACTTTGTTGCTCTATTCGTATCAACTATCAACGGCACTGAGTTATTTGGAgtccaaaaaatttgttcatcgAGATATCGCTGCCAGAAACGTACTAGTCAGTTCACCAACATGTATTaag CTCGCCGACTTTGGTTTATCAAGGTGGATCGAGGATCAATCTTACTACACATCGAGCAAGGGGATGCTTCCGATCAAGTGGATGGCACCTGAATCGATCAATTTCCGTCGCTTTACCACCGCAAGTGATGTTTGGATGTTCG GTGTTTGTACGTGGGAAATATTAATGTTAGGTGTCAAGCCATTCCAAGGTATTAAGAATAGTGATGTCATAGGTAAATTAGAGAACGGCGAACGACTACCGTTGCCGAATAATTGTCCGCCACGCTTGTACTCGCTCATGTCGCAATGTTGGACATATGAACCGCATAAAAGACCCGACTTTAAGACAATTAAGGAAGTGTTATA TGAAATCTTGACGGATGAAAGACATTGTGATACGGAGACTATGCGACGTGAAAATCGACGAGTTGCTGCAATGTCTTGGGGTGCCGGAGATGATAATGCGCCTCCAAAGCCTGCTAGACCTAATTTAG atGGAACTCTCATGCCCTTGAACGAAGGTGACGTCGGAAAGCCTCCCACATCTCCGCAGACCTACATCATTGCTCAAAATCCCGCTGTCCTGGCTCACTTGATGCGCGAAAACGAGAAACGTGGCATAAATGCAGCAATGTACACCGCTCCCGTCACG aATTCCATGCAAGACACTCAATCGCTGATCGAAGCCAAAATACGTAAGCAACAAGAAGAGAGCAAAATGGACTCGCAGTGGTTGCAACAAGAAGAAATGAACTTCAACAAACGTCTCAGTCTAGTCACGAACAACAGCAATATGGATAACGATGTTTCGGGTCCTTTGTCGGGAAGTTACCACGGCGCCCAAAGCTCGGGCCCGGGAAGCTTAACGGATCACTTTGCGATGATGGGTATCGGCGGAAATGATTTGAGGCCTATGACGCCAGGATCTAACTCGGGCACGTTGTCAAAGTCGATTACGAGATCTATGGAACGGAGTACCACACCGTCGACGTCTGATGGACagaaa aaaccTGAAGTTACCAAGACAATGCCTCTTGATCGCTCAAACGACAACGTGTATGCATGCACGACAGCTGTTGTAAAATCGATCATGGCACTAAGTCAAGGTGTGGAAAAGGCAAAAGCTCTTGAGTATTTGGAGCTGGTCAGAAACGTTGGAATGGAATTACGCAACTTACTTGGATCTGTTGATCAGATTTCGAATTGTTTCCCTGCGCAAGTTCACAA ggaaGTGGAGATGGCTCACAAAGTTTTATCGAAAGATATGTTTGAATTGGTTTCCGCTATGCGTTTGGCACAACAATATTGTGACACTACCTTGGATGCTGACTATAGaaa gagCATGCTAGCTTGTGCCCACGTCTTAGCGATGGATGCAAAAAATCTCCTCGACGTCGTGGACTCGATTCGCGTTCGTTATCCGGATCTTGTGCTGCCAGCGCATCTCCAGCCGCAACAACCTCCCTCACCTACCGTACAGCATTTCCAGCAAAATTTGCAACCATCTGGCGCCAGCAACGCAATTCCGTCCACAGTTGCGCCCCAAGTCACCCATTTGCACACGGTGACGCAGTCAATGACGTACCAAACTCAGGTGTTGCCCGACAGCGAAAATCAGTATCAAAATTCGCCGAACGACTGCTACCAGAATGCAACAATTGCGcgacagcagcaacaacaattgCAACACTCGTCGCCGCCAGCATCTCTCACACATTCCTACGTTGCTCCCGCGCCAAATAAcgaggcagcagcagcagccccGCAGCAAATTTACTCCAACCAGCAAGGCATTTACGACAATGAAACAGCCACGAATAGCGCTCCGGCGCCCAATAAGAAACCAGAAACGGCATCAAATGCTGCAGCTCCTGCCCCGCCCGTCAAAGTCAAACCCCCGCCTCCGGTTCGTGCGCCAACAACGGGCCTCGTCTCGAAGATGCGCGCAAACTTCCAAGCAAATGCCGCCGACACGAATAACAAGGGTTTCAAGTCGAACAACAATCAAGACATGGCACTAAATGAACCACTGAAGATTGTCGAGGATCCGAATGAAATGTACTCGAATACTGCCGGAATTCAACTGCCTGAGCCAGTCTCTTGTCAAATTGTCCAAGAAAATCTCACGCCGCAGCAGAAAGTTGCCGGCACGAATTTGG aaaaattttcctag